Part of the Cupriavidus basilensis genome is shown below.
GCCATTTGGATTTGGCTAAGGCCGTGTTCTGCTTGGCATGGGCGCTTGCAGGCGGCTGGCTTGCGCTGGCCATCGGTTCGCAAGCGCGGAAGGACGGCTTTGCCATTGCGGAAGAACCGAACGCCCCGCCACCCATAAAATCCCGGCAACGACTCAAAACGGCGGCCGGTGGCGGCCCGCCTTCCCAACCGAGGGGACAAACAGATGGACCTGCGTTTCAGCGCGGCGGAACAAGCGTTCCGCGAAGAAGTTCGGAGTTTCGTGCAGGCCAGCCTGCCCGCGGATATCCGCGACAAGGTGCTGGCTCACCAGCGCGTGGAGAAGGATGACTATGTGCGCTGGCACCGTATCCTGCATGCGCGGGGCTGGGGCGCGCCGACCTGGCCCAAGGAATGGGGCGGCACGGGCTGGAACGCGCTGCAGCGCCTGATCTTCGAGATCGAGGCATTCCGTGCGGGCGCGCCGCGCCTGCTGCCCTTCGGCCTGACCATGATCGGCCCGGTGCTGATGAAGTACGCCAGCCAGGAGCACAAGGAACGCTTCCTGCCGCGCATCCCCACGGTGGAGGACTTCTGGTGCCAGGGCTACTCCGAGCCCGGCTCCGGCTCCGACCTGGCCTCGCTCAAGACGCGCGCCGTGCGCCGGGGCGACCGCTATATCGTCAACGGCCAGAAGACCTGGACGACGATGGCGCACTTCGCCGACTGGATCTTCTGCCTGGTGCGCACCGACAGCGAGTCCAAGCCGCAGGAAGGCATCTCGATGCTGCTGATCGACATGAAGACGCCGGGCGTGACCGTGCGCCCCATTGTCACGCTGGACGGCGGCCACGACGTCAACGAGGTGTGGTTCGAGGATGTGGAAGTGCCGGCGGGCAACCTGCTGGGAGAAGAAAACCGCGGCTGGACCTATGCCAAGTACCTGCTCGGCCACGAGCGCACCGGCATTGCCGGCATCGGCCACTGCAACCGCGAGCTGCGCCAGCTCAAGCACTACGCCACGCAAGCCACCGACGGCGCGGGCCGCCCGCTGATCGATGACGTGCGCATGCGCGACAAGATCGCGCGCATCGAGATGGACATCATGGCGCTGGAAATGCTGCTGCTGCGCGTAGCCACGCAAGACGCCGGCCGCGGCCCCGGCCCGGAAGCCTCCATCGTCAAGATCCGTGGCTCCGAGATCCAGCAGGACCTCGCCATGCTGCAGATGGAAGTGGCCGGCCCCAATGCCTGGCCATACTCCCCGCGCTGGCTCGAAGCCGGCGAAGCGCCGCCCGCCGACGCACCGCTGCACGCCCCGGCCTGGGCCGCGCCCGCCGCGTCCACGTATTTCGACATGCGCAAGACATCGATCTACGGCGGCACCACCGAAGTACAGAAGAACATCATCTCCAAGATGATCCTCGGTTTCTGAGAGCACAGACGGAACAAGCACAGTCATGGACTTCAACTACAGCGAAGAACAGCAGATGCTGGCGGACAGCCTGCGCCGCTTCATCGATACCGAATACACCTTCGATAAACGCCGCAAGAGCGCCCGCGGCGGCGGCAGCCTCAACCGCGCCACCTGGGCGCAGCTAGCCGAAATGGGCGTGCTCGGCCTGACCGTGCCCGGCGAATACGGCGGCTTCGGCGAAAGCGCCGCCAGCCAGCTGGTGGTGCAGCGCGAACTGGGCCGTGGCCTGGTGCTGGAACCGGTCACGCCCACCGCGGTGATGGCCACCGCCGTGCTCAGCGCCTACGGCAGCGACGCCCAGAAAAACGATTGGCTGCCCGCCATCGCCGCCGGCGAACGCGTGGTCACCCTCGCCTACCTGGAACCCACCACGCGCTACCGCCCCGAGACCGCACGCGCCAGCGCCGAGCGCAAGGGCGACGGCTACGTCCTGAACGGCAACAAGAGCCTGGCCTGGCACGGCGAAGCCGCCGACGCCTTCCTGCT
Proteins encoded:
- a CDS encoding acyl-CoA dehydrogenase family protein, which translates into the protein MDLRFSAAEQAFREEVRSFVQASLPADIRDKVLAHQRVEKDDYVRWHRILHARGWGAPTWPKEWGGTGWNALQRLIFEIEAFRAGAPRLLPFGLTMIGPVLMKYASQEHKERFLPRIPTVEDFWCQGYSEPGSGSDLASLKTRAVRRGDRYIVNGQKTWTTMAHFADWIFCLVRTDSESKPQEGISMLLIDMKTPGVTVRPIVTLDGGHDVNEVWFEDVEVPAGNLLGEENRGWTYAKYLLGHERTGIAGIGHCNRELRQLKHYATQATDGAGRPLIDDVRMRDKIARIEMDIMALEMLLLRVATQDAGRGPGPEASIVKIRGSEIQQDLAMLQMEVAGPNAWPYSPRWLEAGEAPPADAPLHAPAWAAPAASTYFDMRKTSIYGGTTEVQKNIISKMILGF